The following nucleotide sequence is from Vulpes lagopus strain Blue_001 chromosome 1, ASM1834538v1, whole genome shotgun sequence.
ATGTAACAAGGCATAATGTCTAGAACAAAGAAGCTCAGTTCATATCGCAAATACTGTGATTAGTTTAAGTATCACATTAAGAAAGTCATTAGCCAACCAGAAAAGGTACAGAAGATGTcatataaggaaaaaatgaaacaatggaCATCATATGAGATTTAGGGAAAAGAAGATACCTATTTTAAGTAATTGGAGAGCTATCATTTAGAAgtataaaagttattttgtgtTGGTTCAAAGGGCAGAATTGGACATGGAGGAaattagagggagacaaacttTGGGTCAATCTTCTGACAGTATGAACCTTTAAATGATGGAATAGATTTCTATTTGTAGTAAATTTCCCCTCTCTATAAATATTCAAGTAGCTaccaggtggtttttttttttaattttttaaatttttatttatgacagtcacacagagagagagagagagaggcagagacacaggcagagggagaagcaggctccatgcactgggagcctgacgtgggattcgatcccaggtctccaggatcacgccctgggccaaaggcaggcgccaaaccgctgcgccacccagggatccctaagttttTGATaggattttagaggaaaaaaaaaaaatagtgctttaGATGACAGGTTGGTTTCAATACTATCCAAAGCTCCTGACAACTCCTAAGAacttaagggatttttttttctttttttctttttttttttttttttttaaaaacaagagggtgagagagaatcctgagcaggctccacactgaggtGGATGGttcgatcccacaactctgagatcatgacctgagctgaaatcaagagttgatacttaaattgactaagccacccaggcaccccccagggGATAAAATTTCTTAAGTTTACATTACGTTAAACCATTAAAATttattgtatagaaataaaagcatacCTTGGCCCAGGTTTTGGAATTTTGCCAGCTTTGAGCTCATCAATAATTTCTTCAATATCCTTAGGTGTCAGATCCTcctagaaaaaaagtttaaatagtTCTATTAAAATTACTTCCTACTACTTGAAATCTATGTAAATCCCTAATACCAGTTAGTTTATTGTCTTTCTCAGCTTCCAAGTTAGCCACCAAGGTAGCGGCAATTGATTAACTCCTAAATATAGTATATACTGCTCAGGAAATATACCCTGTTTCCAAATTCTCACTTAATTTTTGAatggaaaggtaaaaaaaattatttttgacatgTATCTTAATGATCCTGATCCTCCAGTCCCCATTTCAATGAGAGCAACTCTATACACTATGTACCTGTGTAAAATTTTTACCTCAAGAAAAGttactgatatttaaaattaatacatttaaaacatataaatatccATGCCCATGTGCCTAGCTACACCCTAGGTTTAATCAAGACATAACAGAATGAgtaagattaaaagaaaaatgcctaAACCATATTCCTACTCCCTCTCCAAAACTGTTAAGtacttaagaaaatgttttataggACTCTGATACTATTCTAGGGAAATCATGATTCAGCACTGCATCTCCAGTGCTTCAGCAAATAGAAGTTCTTTAATACTTGTTTAGTgactaaacatttattaaaacccTGATTTCAAAGTGCTGAGGGTTCCAAATGTTCAGAACCTCATAGCTAAAAGGAATCTTTAAGTCAtctaatgattttatttcaccccaactattatgaaaatttaaaaactatatatgaaTACCCATATTCCTACCACCTGTATTCGACAATTTTTAATTTGCCATCTTTGCATTATATACACATAAGCACCCCTCAACTTTTGGTTGCACCATTTTGCAAGCAAGTTACAGACACCATGATATTTCACTCCTGATACTTCAGCAGACATCGAATAAGAACATTTCTTAAATAACACAATGCCACCACACCtaattaactaaaaataattccttaatcAAATGTCAAGTTCATATTAAAAACCTACCCAACTGTTCTCAAAATGTATTTCATAACTGTTTTTTTATTAAGCAGGATCCAGTCAAAGTTTATGTGACTATTTCATCTACTTGTCAATTgagatacataataaatattcactgccctgggggtgcctggctggctcagacaatagtagccccatgtggagcttactttagaaaaaaaaaacaaaaagcaaaaactggCTTGCCAAAGACCATACCACTGCTAACCAGAAGAATCTTTATCTCTTGGATAAATCCACAGGCTATTAATTTAAGTCTTGACTGTCTAATTCCTGCTTAAATCAAGATCCTCTTTATTATAAGTAAACTGCAGAAATGTGGGAGAAGGCAAAATTGTTGccatatttttaaaggactttttttaaagtagggggGATAGAGAAGAAATCTGAATCTTGAtcattaaatgaagaaaatcacaaTAGGGAATGAGACCACCCTAGAAATCTAAATGGCCAAAGAAATCAAATttcatcttcattaaaaaaaaaaaaaaaaaaaaaagatttccatttCAGGCATTATGGCAGACCAGCTATCCTGACTGAACCCTCCTACTCTAACAACTAAAAATgttggataaaatttaaaaagtaaaaaattttaaattttatcaacaTGCTGACAAGAAATACCCAGAGGCCAAAAACTCAAAACCCAGGTAGGTAAGTGGAACACCACGCAAACTTGGCTTCAGAGTTTCACAGCCCAGAAGGTAAAGGGACAAAGCCCCAGGCCACAAGAGACATACCAACCACACAAAGTTAAGACACTAAAAAGCTATTCCTTCAAGGGTAATCTAGAAATTAAACTGTCCCTCAAAAAGAACTGCTAGTCTAGAACCTTACACATTGGGGGAACAGGGGAGGGTATAAAGAGAGGAGTTTTCTTTTGGAACAGTAGTATTTCCaggagcaagagagaagcaaagcaaaTACCTTCTTGACGAATCCACATTCAGCACAGGACTCAATTTCCactaataaatttctaaaaagtatGAACTAACAAATATGTATGAAAACTTATATAATTAGTGTAgcaagaaatcattttttaaaaatctttttattaaaaagataactagaaaatTCCACACACTTGGGAGACCAATACTTCTAAAAAACAGggcaaaggaaaaatcaaaatgcatattttaaaatattttaaaatgataaaaatattaatccaAACTTGTGAGATCCAGCTAGAGCAGTACTTAAAGAGTGGAATGATATcatctctaaaatttttaaaataaggaacataattatatattagtATGGCTGGATACATACAAACAGTTTAAAAACATGTACAGGAAGAATACACTAAATTTATGATAGAGTTTATCTCtgagaatgaaaggaaaggaaaaggatttTCGGGCATACTGGTGGTTTACCTGCACCTGTAGCTTATTTCTacaaataatgatgatgatgataaaaataatatttggggcacctgggtagctcagtgactaagcatctctctttggctcagggcatgaccccagggtcccaggatcgagtcctacatcaggctccctgtgcttctccctctgcctgtgtctctgcctctctcaggaataaataaataaaatctttaaaaaaaacaacaactaataACAGTAAGTGCGGTAAAATCTCTGTTAAGTCATGGtggttattttctgtatttctatgtaaattatttttcataatttaaaagcttttaaattgCCATTATCTCATAGAGTTaaacacaaaaatgtttaaagataattttttaaaaaccttctgtGGACAAGAATGGGAAGCTAAAATTGAAGGATTTTTATGCAAAgcctttcaatttgttttttaataaaactttggaaaacaggaaaaaacccttctggatatttatcccaacagtttcttcttctattttttttaagattttatttacccattcgtaagagacagagagggagagagagagagagggagggaggcagagatactggcagagggagaagcaggctccatgcagggagcctgatgtgggacttgatcccgggtcaccaggatcacaccctgggctgcaggcggtgctaaaccgctgcaccactggggctgccccccaacaGTTTCTTCTAACTGAATAATTCAGATCGCAACATCTACAGGACAGgaaaccaaacatttaaaatacttaaatatgacATCATACTTTATATTAAATGGAATACTCACATAGTAGTTGTCATTTATTTGAACCATTGGTGCATTTACACAGGCCCCTAAACATTCCACCTCTATAAGAGTGAAAAGTTTATCAGGTGTAGTCTCCCCAACCtttattcctaaaaataaaaatgatcactaTAAGGAccagtttatattttaatcacaGCATGGcttaagaaaacaacaaattaCAGAGgtatacaaaaagcaaaaacattaaGTTTCTTAAAACAACTCTGTATTCAAGGATTTAGGTggacttttcctttaaaaacaatcaAGTTTCAGGGGACTCATCTCCAGTGTTTGCTGTTTTACAGCAGTGTATCAGaatatactattttcattttgattttgatagTTAACCTACTAAAATCAGTCACACTGTCAGACTGACAAAGATTCAGAAAACTGCTAATGTCAAAGATCATTAAGACTACAAGGAAAACAGGTACTCTCATATCTTTAGGGAAGGTATTTTGGCAAAATACAGTAAAATCtgacccaacaattctacttACAAACCACCTTGGTATACAACAAGACAAGTATGCAAAGATATGTATACATGAAACTATTTGCAGAATAACAATAGAAAAACAAGGCAGACATACATATGGTACAGccaaaataaagcacaaaaaacaaaagacatatttgtgttttaaataatgaaaataaaacaacataaaatctaaaactaatgATACCCAACTATTATCAGAACTTGCGATGGTTGGATTTTGATCAGACTTCAGCTTTGTTTTATATACTTCAGTACAGCCCTGTTTTTACAACATGCAAATACTTACTTTACATTCAGTAACAACAAGattaaaatatacttctttttaCTTCATTTGATATGTAGAGTTATAAATACAGCAATGGCAGTTTTGTAtggaaaaatgccttttttaattttgtaaatgccACTATAGTATATTTCAGATTTCCCTTTCTGAAGCATTCTTACTGGTCTCGTATTTTATTTGTTCCAAGACTCATTTGGAAGAATACAACGACAGTACAGTCACTTTTTTATGTACCACATGGTATTATTACACAATGAGTGAAACTTCATTTCTAaacaatgaaaactttaaaatcccCAGAAGCTTTTCAAACACACTTAATgattacagggggaaaaaaatgaaaattcagctTTGAGGCTTAGAACtaaggaaaattacaaaataagaacaaataaagatGGGCAACCACAGTAAGACAAATTTACTGATGAAGTACAGATCAGATCCAGTAAGATGGGGCAAACATTGGAAAACTCAGGTAGAAATGGGTCAAATACAGAAAGACAATCCTTTTTTCCATAAAAGTTATAAATACAATGTGTCCCATACCAAGCTTTTTCTGAATGGCCTCCAGTATGCTGTCAGAGTTTCGAAGCATGCAAGGAGTAGTAGTGCAGACTTGAATGTGATATTTTCCAACTGGCTTTCGATTATACATTGTATAAAAAGTTGCTACTTCATATACTCTCATTGGAGGTACTTGTAAAACTTCTGCAacctaaaatattagaaaattttaaaaatacaacatttatTAATTGAGATTTAGGTATGTTGTAAGGAGCATAATTTCAATGTTGCTTTAATTTGGTAAAAGTGTAAAAGTTcttcaaaagcagaaaatatactTACTTGTACTTGCGAGGTTTAAGTCCCTCAGTTGTTAAGTCCCTCAGTTGCTGCAGACTCTACACTTACCACACAAAGCTCAGAAGCATTTGGTAAAAGTGTAAAAGTTcttcaaaagcagaaaatatactTACTTGTATTTGCGAGGTTTAAGTCCCTCAGTTGTTAAGTCCCTCAGTTGCTGCAGACTCTACACTTACCACACAAAGCTCAGAAGCTAGTGGTTATAGCACCTCCCCCATTTCACCCCATCTCTgcaaaaagatattttctctaaatttttaagtCCTTCAACTATTAAGAATTTCTACTTGGATCATTTCAATTCttgtattttacaatttaaaatttctaaatggcAAAAATTTGGTGGCCAAActctaataaattaaataattgtatttttcaaatttttaccaagtttttaaaaaaccttgaTTTTACTGGTGATGTACAGTGCATGCAAATGGAATGGCAATACAAAAAAGGGGTGAGAATCAAAGTTCACCTATTAGCCTGTATTGATTTACATATCTACACACTTATATAtacacaaaccacacacacatacacatttctaACTCTCCAGAACAATTCAAAACACTACCTCTATTTCTAATCCCAACACTTTTCACAGAAATCTTATGGACTTCCCAACCCTTCATATCAAGgtatttatagtaaatatttttgactgaGGTTCAGAACCAAGGGAATCATTATCTGAACAACTCTCAGAGTCAAGGGAAGTCTGTTAAGAAAAACAAGGTTGTTTTAAGCTGTTTGCTAGGGACAGTACACATTTAGTCTATCATGACTAGCATCCTGGCTACAACTTTACAGGTGATCTAACATTAATCTATCAGGTCATAAGATCTGATatctggcattttttaaaattatgcatatatCCATGTTTTGACATGAAAGAGGAGTTTGTGAAATGGCATTTCAGTTGACAAATATGTTCAGCTTTCTCATATTAGAGATTCTAAAGGATATGTATTCTCAAAACACATCTAATCATGGTTCACTTGTGAAAGATAAGTAGCTGTGCTAAATTTAATTTGGGGATACTAAACCAGGCATGTATCTCTGAATCTGGGGGCTCTCTCAAAACACACATGCTGAAACCCTACCACTGATGCCTAACTTGAAAAAGCTCTCCTGGGGATGCTTCTGTGTATCTCTCTACACCTTAGTGATGGTTAAGGAACTACTGTGTGAGCTTAGGGATATTGTGGTTGGAAGGTTGGGTTTTTCTTGGGAGAGGGGCAGGCCAAAGAAACAGTAACACTAAAAGtctcaaatataaaaatggaatcttgaTTCTGTTCTCTGTATACTATCTCCTGCCTCTCACATATTACACATTCAATTCTAAATAGAGCAGGACaatatttgtgaaatgttttcgcattaattctcatttatttatttcattctgctAAGCTTGCCACTGAGCAAGACTTCTAATACATCTGCCATTATTAAAGACATGAATTTTGGAGACACCTGGTTTGGTCATTCAATAAAACATGCAACTTTTGTTCTCAGGGTTTTAAGCTTgggcctcatgttgggtgtagagatcacttaaaaaaaagaatcttggggggggggaagaatctttaaaaatgtcaatttttgcaaaaaaaaaaaaaaaaaagcatctatgAATAGAAACATACCTAAATCGTTATTTAGAAAGTTGgctattataatataaaaaacatGGTTAGTTGTATTTAGAAAAGCGATTTAGAAAACACCCAAAGAGCTCCAtgatttattgggaaaaaaaacacctgaCTATATTTTACTAAGTACAGTCCCAACCAAACTTGTTTTGCAACATTTTTCATAGACGATAATAGTAATGATGATAAAGGTTCTAAACCATGTTAGAATACTATACAAAGCAAATTAAGAGATATGAACAAAATCTAAAATCTGCCTATGGCATTCTGTTAGATCAACTGAAGACATTCCTATTCTCTAAGAAAGATCATAATGGTCTAGTCTAATAGaccaaataaaatttagaaagtgaaagagaaatgaagtataGCAGAATCTCTGCAACAGTCAGTCAAGTAGAAATTGGAATAGGAAATGGTTCGGTCCCAACTCTGTCACTTAGGAATCATAATTTGAAGAGATCTACCCTCGTTCAAAATCTTTACTGCACGTGAGGAAGTAAGTCCACAGGAAAATCAGATCTCTTAGCTCAGAGTCAGATGTATTTTCCATTATATCACACTGGATTATTATTTGTGCAATTCTCATTAAGAATCATATGGTTTTGGGAcacctgtggctcagcagttgagcgtctgccttcagctcaggccgtaaTTCCAGAGtgtcaggatcaagtcccacatcgggctccctgcatggagcctgcttctccctttgcctgtgtctctgcctctctctctccatgtctctcatgaataaataaaaaattctttaaaaataatcatatggttttgtATGGCATTTAATAAACTATAACATAATACCACAAAAGTATATTAATACGTGAATAAATGTGAAATGTGGATTACTGCTGAAACCACTATtagaaaaaatgtcttaaaaatatatatgaatagatTAACTTCCTTTCAATGGGTCACCCTTACCATTTCTGTAGGTTGCTGATTATCAAGTGTAGGGAGCCATTATCAAGTGTTATAAATACTATGTTATAAAtactatgtattatataaatgtttattaaaaccTGTTGTCAAAGatgcaaaataaaaagattcgTATTAGCTGTGAacagtttcttttctctatcattttagtattttttacattttagtattTAATAGCACATTAATTTTCAGAATATCTTGACAGCAAATTATACACATGTagaatcttttatctttattatggCCATTTCTCTCAAAtagggaaaaaacagaaaactacttTCCCTATAATGCCTTTCCTATTTTCTACAAGGATAAAAAGCTCTACCATTATAGTTCTCCACATTAAGAGAaccaacaaaaacacaaatttgaggAAACATAAATGATTAAAGGGTTCAAACTCCTAGATTCTGACATTAATAACTCTCAGAGGAATTTCTACACAGGAAGAAATTCATATACAGCTTCTTCTCTTTTCAAACTAAGGCAAAAATGAATTTGGTACCTTGTTCATAGCAGAGATGGGCAGCCATCCATTCTGTCTTTGGGCTAAATCCAGGACTGGAAGCACAGCTGCTGCTTTATGTCCTTCTGGATAGTTTTTTATAATTGCCTCTATCCTCTGTATCAAAGAAAAAGCACATGTTTTGATACATCTggaagatattaaatatttcataaattaatCATAATGTTAATTTAGTCATACCTTATAGTTTTCTGGTGTGAAATCAAATGGAGTATCTGGGTTATTCTCAGGAGTATCTCTGTGctatataaagggaaaaaatgttttccaaaattatcAAAGTTCCCTCAAAAGTGTGAATAACTTTGTATATTACTATACTACTGATCACTTTATCTCTTCACTTTAATTCTGACATTATATTAATCTATCCTTGCAACAAAAAGAATTGCTAgttattaaatacattatttgatGACTATGATTGACAAAGTAATGTTAACAGAATTCAAAATTTCAGAAAAGTTTTAGAAATCATTCTTTAATGATTAAGAGAACTAGCTTTAggaccaaaatttttaaaaagtgttatccACCTTGATTAAAGAATAGGATATTCTAATATaattaccaaaacaaaaacaaaaaacaaactaaaaccaaTCACTGGAAGACTTATAAAATTAACGCACAAAATTGAGTGTGAACATAACATACATTGTTCCAAGAGTGTGTAACAGATTATCAAAAGGACCCACTACTTTAGGAAGGTACAAAAGCACCAAGTCTTCCCCATAACAGAGACTAGCCAATGGCAAGAAACTTTGTATCTTCTCCACAAAAAGAGCAGGCTCTCTTCAAAAACTGACAAGAAATGGTAGGTCAACAGGAAATCAAATGAGTCACACTGAGATTAACACATCAATTAATGTTTAGTATGTATGGTGAACACAAAACTGAATCCCTTAATATGTTAACTCTCAAAAAGTTCTGTTTCttcaaggatatttttaaaagaggaaaagaaaatggaagctttGGACAATGATCTCAAAAACATGGCAAATACTTTTagacaaacataaaatataaagcagGAATCTACTTATAGTATGGCTAACTCATTTATTAAGATTCAGCCTGATATAACTCTAAATCATCCTACAAATCCACTTAAATTGCCTTTAAACAACGTAAGATTAATCCCTGAAAACTGCACCTAATCACAGAAAGGAGATACATTATCTTGTCTCTGAATTATACAGCTAAACTGGGATGGGAGTTCATGGACTTCTACCTGCAGTTAAATCCTGGAAACCAAAAATATAATGGCAACTATTCATGTATTTACTATATTACTAAAATCCATGAGTTTCAAATTAGTTCTACTTTGGGATTCCCCAAGTTGCAGCCACACAATCTTTAGTCAGCCAATATGACTGATTTTTAAGAACCCAAAGTGAGACTAGAAACCATTTTAGGGCTCTCAGCAATTTCactaaaaaataatctaaattcaGAGCTACCCTGATGTCAATttaaatttaagaggaaaaaaaataaataaataaataaataaatttaagaggtTCAACTGGAATCATGAATCTTTTGAAATGTAATGATTCCATTAGCTATATTTAAATCACAATGGCCAGCTCTACCAAAGACATTGATGTTTAAGATATCTTGGATTGTTAAAATAGTTTTACCCAAATTTCCAAGTCTTTCTATTCTGAAGAAATTGGAGTAATTACTTACCACAAATAAGGCTCCTCCAGCTCCATTCTGTACAGCTGTCTTAtgtaagttccttatagatctcccctaaaattttaagaaagtttaATAAATCATgtcttaagaaattttttaagatccataattaaaaacaataaaatcaactTATATAAGTAAAAGACCATAGGAGATATGGTTTGATACACCCTGCCCATCTCTATTTCAGGAGAAGTATAAGGAAATGGTGTAAGGTTAttaacttgcctaagatcacacaagAGTTTGTGGAAGAACCAGATCCACAATCTGTTATCTCCTAAGTTGTGTATCCTTCTACTACACTCCTATAGGCATGCATTAGAGAGCTGATATTCCATTATCTTATGACCTTTCACTTTTTTCTGAATCAAGTTGGATACCAGCTTTCATTTAATGTGGGCTTTCATAGACATGTTTTCATTCTGTACAAATGAGTCATATACTCTGCACAAATGAGTCAAGTGTATCCCCCTTTTCTTTATTGAATTAGTTTAGAAATTCTAGCCATAAAGTTTCAGAAAGCTGCTTATGAGGCTATACAGTGACCAAAGTCAATTGTTTCAGAAGGAATTCATTTGATTACTTTGTtgcatttcatttctctttgcccTGTTGCTCCCAACACTCTTACCCTCCCTGCCACTGCCAAAAGCAATTCGGCCACTATTCAGGAATCCTCTCATTTCTGAGTTTTACTAATCATATAACAGTAGAACACAAGATTAAACCAAGCATGGAACTAGCAAGTAAAAGCAGGGATATAACacaattatgtatttaatttttccctAGGTCCAAATATTTCAGTTGAAGAAATAAGTTtacataaacatttgtttaattaGCAAGAAAAGATCCAAGTACAGAATGTGGGACatacagaatggctaaaactaacaagtCAGAagacaacagatgttggtgaggatgccgagaaaggggaatcctcttacgcTGTTCGTGGGactgcaagctggtgcagccattctggaaaacagtatggcggttcctcaaaaagttgaaaatagagctacactacgacccagcaattgctctactagctatttaccccaaagatatgaATACTGTGATccaaagaggcacctgcaccccaatgtttatagcaggaatgtccacaatagccaaactgtggaaagagcccagatgtccactgacagacgactagataaagatgtggtatacaatgaaatacaactactcagccatcaaaaaaaaaaatcttgccatttgcaatgatgtggatggtactactagagggtattatgctaagcaaagtcaatcagagaaagataattatgtggtctcactcatatgtggaatttaagaaacaaaacagagaagatcgtaggggaagggagggaaaaataaaacgaaatcagagagagagacaaaccataagagactcttaatcataggaaacaaacagggtcactagaggagggggtgaggagatggagtaactgggtgacagatgggagggcacctgatgtagtgagcactgggtcttatataagactgatgtatcactgaactctacctctgaaactaataatacattatatgttaattgaattcaaattttaaaaaaattagaaataagaatGCTGGACATGGCTATAAAATATGGTAATATCTGTTTCAGGATAATAGGACAAGGAGGGAGAATTTGAACAGCTAGTGGTAAATGGGGCTTtaactcatttttgttttctttcttgggcAGCAAAAGGAACACAGtgtttattctttctgttttgcaTCTTAaacacataaacatttaaaagaaaaaaaaaaaaacacaccaaggAGATTGTTTAGGTTCTTGTACTTTTATTCGATTCTCccaaactgggcagccctggtggctcagcagtttagcgccgccttcagtccagggtatgatcctggagacccaggattgagtcccacatcaggctccctgcatggatcttgcttctctctgcctcgatctgtgtgtctctcatgaataaatatataaaatcttaaaaaacacacacacacacacacaaattctccCAAAATGCTTCAGGGTTAATCTAAGAATTAAATACAAGGTTGTGCTTATATTCCTGATTTGCCTGTCCAGAACCAAGACTGAGATAAACATAAAACTAAGGGCATAGTTCCCAAATAatactgttaaaaacaaacaaaacacaccagTATAAAGCTTTGAAAAATTAACTGAAACTAAAATTTAGAAGATAATTCCTGCATCACTTCAGCAGAGATTTTTTTATCAAAGAACATTTTTACTGAGTAACATTA
It contains:
- the NDUFV2 gene encoding NADH dehydrogenase [ubiquinone] flavoprotein 2, mitochondrial, producing MDLAGLRPAPPGKSPPPGPGSPRAPPRAPPPPRPTERRAAPDARGLGSGARTPCVPGSLGILAWCRRERPTVRSAMFFSAALRAKAAGLTAQWGRSIRNLHKTAVQNGAGGALFVHRDTPENNPDTPFDFTPENYKRIEAIIKNYPEGHKAAAVLPVLDLAQRQNGWLPISAMNKVAEVLQVPPMRVYEVATFYTMYNRKPVGKYHIQVCTTTPCMLRNSDSILEAIQKKLGIKVGETTPDKLFTLIEVECLGACVNAPMVQINDNYYEDLTPKDIEEIIDELKAGKIPKPGPRSGRFSCEPAGGLTSLTEPPKGPGFGVQVGL